A genomic segment from Candidatus Zixiibacteriota bacterium encodes:
- a CDS encoding 3-isopropylmalate dehydratase large subunit gives MAQKGLALKAGKSEVRVGEIVYVEPDLAMSHDNAGLVIKQFREIGVAKVWNPDKIVIPLDHRAPAESEKTAEAHRSIRLFVKEQGIKNFYDIKEGICHQVVIEKGHILPGELAVGTDSHTTSYGCLGALSTGIGATEMAAVWATGKIWLRVPESLKLTINGRLPLGVYAKDAILYIIGELTVEGANYKSVEFYGDTVENMSVSERFTLANLSMEMGGKFAIVPFDNVTKKYLKGRTKKTYQPIFADENAIYENEYEYNISRLEPQVACPHNVDNVKSIDEVKGIKIDQVLLGSCTNGRIDDLEIAARLLKGKKVHPDTRMLVLPGSKSIYLEALKRGIIKTFLEANCVVLNPGCGPCLGAHEGLLAKGERCLATTNRNFKGRMGSTESEVYLASPATAAATAIRGEISDPRDFLKK, from the coding sequence ATTGCGCAAAAAGGGCTGGCTCTAAAAGCTGGAAAAAGTGAAGTGCGGGTAGGGGAGATCGTTTACGTTGAACCGGACCTGGCTATGAGCCATGATAATGCCGGTCTGGTGATAAAGCAGTTCAGGGAGATAGGCGTTGCTAAAGTCTGGAACCCGGATAAGATAGTCATACCTTTGGACCACCGTGCACCAGCCGAGTCTGAGAAAACAGCAGAAGCTCACCGCTCGATCAGGTTATTTGTCAAAGAACAGGGGATAAAAAATTTCTACGACATAAAGGAAGGGATCTGCCATCAGGTGGTAATTGAAAAAGGGCACATCCTTCCGGGAGAGTTAGCAGTTGGAACAGATTCACACACCACCTCATACGGCTGTTTGGGTGCCCTGTCAACCGGAATAGGTGCCACTGAAATGGCAGCAGTCTGGGCTACTGGCAAAATCTGGCTAAGGGTTCCCGAAAGCTTGAAACTGACTATTAATGGCAGACTTCCTCTTGGGGTATATGCCAAAGATGCAATCCTTTATATAATCGGAGAGTTGACAGTTGAAGGAGCAAATTATAAATCAGTTGAGTTCTACGGGGATACGGTTGAGAATATGTCCGTCTCTGAAAGGTTCACCCTGGCTAACCTTTCTATGGAGATGGGAGGGAAATTCGCCATTGTTCCTTTTGATAACGTAACCAAGAAATATCTTAAAGGAAGAACTAAAAAAACTTATCAGCCGATTTTTGCGGATGAAAATGCCATCTATGAGAATGAATACGAATATAATATCAGTCGGTTAGAGCCTCAGGTTGCCTGCCCGCATAACGTGGATAACGTCAAGTCGATTGATGAAGTCAAAGGGATAAAGATAGATCAGGTTTTATTAGGTTCCTGCACCAATGGAAGGATAGATGACTTGGAGATTGCTGCCCGTCTGCTCAAAGGGAAAAAAGTTCACCCGGATACCAGAATGCTGGTTCTGCCTGGCTCAAAGTCTATCTATTTAGAGGCATTGAAAAGAGGGATTATCAAAACGTTTCTGGAGGCAAATTGTGTAGTATTGAATCCGGGATGTGGTCCCTGCCTGGGCGCGCATGAAGGGTTACTGGCAAAAGGGGAAAGGTGTCTGGCCACAACTAACCGGAATTTCAAAGGAAGGATGGGCTCGACTGAATCTGAGGTCTATTTAGCAAGCCCGGCTACAGCGGCTGCTACAGCCATCCGAGGTGAGATCTCGGATCCGAGGGATTTTCTCAAAAAGTGA
- a CDS encoding 3-isopropylmalate dehydratase small subunit, translating into MLKEIKGKVWKLGDNIDTDVIYPGKCLPILDPQEMAKHALEGYDKDFPDKIQKGDIILGGSNFGCGSSREQAATSLKFAGISCIIAKSFSRIFFRNAINQGLALVQSKEAYDLIKPGEVITVDYARGEIITENTKVPFPPLPEIVMGILEDGGLIEHLKKSLKR; encoded by the coding sequence ATGTTAAAAGAGATTAAGGGGAAAGTCTGGAAATTAGGGGATAACATCGATACAGATGTCATCTACCCGGGAAAGTGTCTTCCGATCCTTGATCCACAGGAGATGGCAAAGCATGCTTTGGAAGGGTATGATAAGGATTTCCCTGATAAGATTCAGAAAGGAGACATCATCCTGGGTGGCTCCAATTTCGGATGTGGCTCTTCCAGGGAGCAAGCAGCTACCTCTTTAAAATTCGCCGGGATCTCCTGCATCATTGCTAAATCCTTTTCCAGGATTTTCTTCAGAAATGCCATCAACCAGGGACTGGCATTGGTTCAGTCAAAAGAGGCTTATGATTTGATTAAACCAGGGGAGGTAATTACAGTTGATTATGCCAGGGGAGAGATCATAACAGAGAATACAAAAGTCCCTTTTCCTCCTCTGCCAGAAATAGTTATGGGTATTTTAGAAGATGGCGGATTGATCGAGCATCTGAAGAAGAGTTTGAAGAGATAA